Proteins from a genomic interval of Geodermatophilus obscurus DSM 43160:
- a CDS encoding DHH family phosphoesterase, producing the protein MTVSLPRGAGSRPPGTHPTDRAAAVLAEAAAARATVVLSGHVQPDADALGSTLALAEGLRRRGARVLTTFPDPFTLPASLAWLPGAEGLVPSSAVPASPDIFVSLDAASPGRLGELAALLEGAATSVVVDHHASNPGFGDVRVVDPAAPATVALVADLLDGLGVHLDERLATCLYAGLTADTGSFRFGNTRPDTHHLAARLLATGIDHATISQRLFDTAPFGWLGLLSVVAGRAVLETEVGAGLVWTWSSTAEAAEHGLPGEQLEALVDVVRSTQEADVACVLKGQDDGTWSVSLRSRGATDVARVAMALGGGGHRAAAGFTSHEDRETTMVRLRRELCTSSASGLAPRPGAVPDGR; encoded by the coding sequence GTGACCGTCTCCCTCCCGCGAGGCGCCGGGTCCCGCCCGCCGGGCACCCATCCGACCGACCGGGCCGCCGCCGTCCTCGCCGAGGCGGCGGCGGCCCGGGCCACCGTCGTCCTCTCCGGGCACGTGCAGCCCGACGCCGACGCGCTGGGCAGCACGCTGGCTCTCGCCGAGGGGCTGCGGCGCCGCGGCGCCCGCGTGCTAACCACCTTCCCCGACCCGTTCACCCTGCCGGCGTCGCTGGCCTGGCTGCCGGGAGCCGAGGGGCTGGTGCCCTCGTCGGCGGTGCCGGCGTCCCCGGACATCTTCGTGAGCCTCGACGCCGCCTCGCCCGGCCGGCTGGGCGAGCTGGCCGCACTCCTGGAGGGCGCGGCCACGTCCGTGGTCGTCGACCACCACGCGAGCAACCCCGGCTTCGGCGACGTCCGTGTCGTCGACCCCGCCGCACCGGCGACGGTCGCCCTCGTGGCCGACCTGCTCGACGGCCTCGGCGTCCACCTCGACGAGCGGCTGGCCACCTGCCTCTACGCCGGGCTGACCGCCGACACCGGGTCCTTCCGGTTCGGCAACACCCGCCCGGACACCCACCACCTCGCCGCCCGGCTGCTGGCCACCGGCATCGACCACGCCACGATCAGCCAGCGGCTGTTCGACACCGCGCCGTTCGGTTGGCTGGGGCTGCTCTCGGTCGTCGCCGGCCGCGCCGTGCTGGAGACCGAGGTCGGCGCCGGCCTGGTGTGGACCTGGTCGAGCACCGCGGAGGCCGCCGAGCACGGCCTGCCCGGTGAGCAGCTCGAGGCGCTGGTCGACGTCGTCCGCTCCACCCAGGAGGCCGATGTGGCCTGCGTGCTCAAGGGCCAGGACGACGGCACCTGGTCGGTGTCGCTGCGCTCCCGCGGCGCCACCGACGTCGCCCGCGTCGCCATGGCCCTGGGTGGTGGCGGCCACCGCGCCGCCGCCGGCTTCACCTCGCACGAGGACCGCGAGACGACGATGGTCCGCCTGCGCCGGGAGCTGTGCACATCGTCGGCCTCCGGCCTCGCCCCGCGTCCAGGTGCCGTCCCCGACGGGCGCTGA
- the rbfA gene encoding 30S ribosome-binding factor RbfA has translation MADPARARKLAVRIRQIVSAAIESQIKDPRLGMVTVTDARVTSDLREATVFYTVYGDATQVEDSARALASATGVLRSTVGKQTGIKFVPTLAFVADHVPDTARELDEALERVRHADAELARIRAGATYAGDADPYRRAPEDDDEDDSAEDRSAGGTADDIADEPTRSRSVS, from the coding sequence ATGGCCGACCCGGCCCGCGCCCGCAAGCTCGCGGTGCGCATCCGCCAGATCGTCTCCGCCGCGATCGAGTCCCAGATCAAGGACCCGCGCCTGGGCATGGTGACCGTCACCGACGCCCGGGTGACCAGCGACCTGCGCGAGGCGACGGTCTTCTACACCGTCTACGGCGACGCCACCCAGGTCGAGGACTCCGCCAGGGCGCTCGCGTCGGCCACCGGCGTGCTGCGGTCCACCGTGGGCAAGCAGACGGGCATCAAGTTCGTGCCCACGCTCGCCTTCGTCGCCGACCACGTGCCCGACACCGCCCGCGAGCTCGACGAGGCGCTCGAGCGGGTCCGGCACGCCGACGCCGAGCTGGCCCGCATCCGCGCGGGGGCCACGTACGCCGGCGACGCCGACCCCTACCGCCGTGCCCCCGAGGACGACGACGAGGACGACTCCGCCGAGGACCGGTCCGCCGGCGGGACTGCCGATGACATCGCCGACGAGCCCACCCGGAGCAGGAGCGTCTCATGA
- a CDS encoding DUF503 domain-containing protein: MFTGALTADLLLGDVHSLKGKRAVVRPIVAELRRRYAVAAAEVGDQDLHRRVQVGVATVAGDAGQVTDVLDACERLLAERPEVTLLSTHRQLFSDTDQ, from the coding sequence GTGTTCACCGGCGCGCTCACCGCTGACCTGCTGCTGGGCGACGTGCACTCGCTCAAGGGCAAGCGCGCCGTCGTCCGGCCGATCGTGGCCGAGCTGCGGCGCCGGTACGCCGTGGCCGCCGCCGAGGTCGGCGACCAGGACCTGCACCGCCGCGTGCAGGTCGGGGTGGCCACCGTCGCCGGGGACGCCGGTCAGGTGACCGACGTCCTCGACGCCTGCGAGCGGTTGCTGGCCGAGCGGCCGGAGGTGACGCTGCTCTCGACGCACCGGCAGCTGTTCAGCGACACCGATCAGTAG
- the infB gene encoding translation initiation factor IF-2, protein MAAPSMGGVSLPRGNGQTVRLPRGASLTDLAEKIGAQPAALVTALFHLGEMVTATQSVNDETLQLLGAEIDWDIQVVSPEDEDRELLETFDLTFGDEGDEEDWEARPPVVTVMGHVDHGKTKLLDAIRNTNVVAREAGGITQHIGAYQIVTKLEDDERPITFIDTPGHESFTAMRARGAKVTDIVVLVVAADDGVMPQTVEALNHAQAAEVPIVVAVNKIDKEGANPAKIRQQLTEYGLVAEEYGGDTMFVDVSATTRQGIDELLTAILLTADASLDLRANTEQDPQGVVIEGKLDKGRGPVATVLVQRGTLRQGDSIVAGDAYGRVRSLLDEHGNKLKEALPARPVQVVGLTSVPRAGDTFLVVEEDRVARQIADRRQARIRNAQNASMRKRISLEDLDAALKENRQLNLIIKGDNSGTVEALEEALMKIEVSDDISLRVIHRGVGGITKSDIDLALADDVIVLGFNVRAEGQATELANREGVDVRYYSVIYQAIEEIEAALKGMLKPEYEEVALGTAEVREVFRVPRIGNVAGSIVRSGTITRNSKARLVRDGVVVADNLTVESLRRFKDDVTEVRDGYECGIGLGSFNDIKVEDVIETFEMREKPRV, encoded by the coding sequence ATGGCGGCGCCCAGCATGGGCGGCGTCAGCCTGCCGCGCGGCAACGGGCAGACCGTCCGGCTGCCCCGTGGCGCCTCGCTGACCGACCTCGCCGAGAAGATCGGCGCGCAGCCGGCCGCGCTCGTCACCGCCCTGTTCCACCTGGGCGAGATGGTCACCGCGACCCAGTCGGTCAACGACGAGACGCTCCAGCTGCTCGGTGCCGAGATCGACTGGGACATCCAGGTCGTCAGCCCCGAGGACGAGGACCGCGAGCTGCTCGAGACCTTCGACCTCACCTTCGGTGACGAGGGCGACGAGGAGGACTGGGAGGCCCGTCCGCCGGTGGTGACCGTCATGGGTCACGTCGACCACGGCAAGACCAAGCTGCTGGACGCCATCCGCAACACCAACGTGGTGGCACGGGAGGCCGGCGGCATCACCCAGCACATCGGCGCCTACCAGATCGTCACCAAGCTGGAGGACGACGAGCGGCCGATCACCTTCATCGACACCCCGGGTCACGAGTCGTTCACCGCGATGCGTGCCCGCGGCGCGAAGGTCACCGACATCGTCGTCCTGGTCGTGGCGGCCGACGACGGCGTCATGCCGCAGACGGTCGAGGCGCTCAACCACGCCCAGGCCGCCGAGGTGCCGATCGTGGTCGCGGTCAACAAGATCGACAAGGAGGGGGCCAACCCCGCCAAGATCCGTCAGCAGCTCACCGAGTACGGGCTGGTGGCCGAGGAGTACGGCGGCGACACGATGTTCGTCGACGTCTCCGCGACGACCCGCCAGGGCATCGACGAGCTCCTGACGGCGATCCTGCTGACCGCCGACGCCTCGCTGGACCTGCGCGCGAACACCGAGCAGGACCCGCAGGGCGTGGTCATCGAGGGCAAGCTGGACAAGGGCCGCGGCCCCGTCGCCACGGTGCTCGTCCAGCGCGGCACGCTGCGCCAGGGCGACTCGATCGTGGCCGGCGACGCCTACGGTCGCGTCCGGTCGCTGCTCGACGAGCACGGCAACAAGCTGAAGGAGGCCCTGCCGGCCCGCCCCGTGCAGGTCGTGGGTCTCACCTCGGTGCCCCGTGCCGGCGACACCTTCCTGGTCGTCGAGGAGGACCGGGTGGCGCGGCAGATCGCCGACCGTCGCCAGGCCCGCATCCGCAACGCGCAGAACGCCTCCATGCGCAAGCGGATTAGCCTCGAGGACCTCGACGCGGCGCTCAAGGAGAACCGTCAGCTCAACCTGATCATCAAGGGCGACAACTCGGGCACCGTCGAGGCGCTCGAAGAGGCGCTGATGAAGATCGAGGTGAGCGACGACATCTCGCTGCGGGTCATCCACCGCGGCGTCGGCGGCATCACCAAGAGCGACATCGACCTCGCGCTGGCCGACGACGTCATCGTCCTGGGCTTCAACGTCCGGGCCGAGGGCCAGGCCACCGAGCTCGCCAACCGCGAGGGCGTCGACGTCCGGTACTACTCGGTCATCTACCAGGCGATCGAGGAGATCGAGGCGGCCCTCAAGGGCATGCTCAAGCCGGAGTACGAGGAGGTCGCGCTCGGTACGGCGGAGGTCCGCGAGGTCTTCCGGGTGCCGCGGATCGGCAACGTCGCGGGCTCCATCGTCCGCAGCGGGACGATCACCCGGAACTCGAAGGCCCGGCTGGTCCGCGACGGGGTGGTCGTCGCCGACAACCTCACCGTCGAGTCGCTGCGTCGCTTCAAGGACGACGTGACCGAGGTCCGCGACGGCTACGAGTGCGGTATCGGTCTCGGATCGTTCAACGACATCAAGGTCGAGGACGTCATCGAGACCTTCGAGATGCGCGAGAAGCCGCGCGTGTGA
- a CDS encoding DUF448 domain-containing protein, whose protein sequence is MAETSIPVRTCVGCRKRAPVTDLLRVVARDGALVPDPRRRLPGRGASLHPTPECLRTAERRRAFSRALRLPGGGSTPVEAGPLRDHVLGAPFPATAGSGARTGDHARTTTAPAQTDPHPAGPHVESRTSSDEQAVKSPR, encoded by the coding sequence GTGGCCGAAACGTCGATCCCGGTGCGCACCTGTGTGGGCTGCCGGAAGCGCGCTCCGGTCACCGACCTGCTGCGCGTCGTCGCGCGGGACGGGGCCCTCGTCCCCGACCCGCGTCGGAGGCTCCCCGGCCGGGGCGCCTCGCTGCACCCCACCCCGGAGTGCCTGCGCACAGCGGAGCGACGCCGGGCCTTCTCCCGGGCGCTGCGCCTCCCCGGAGGCGGCAGCACCCCGGTGGAGGCCGGTCCGCTCCGGGACCACGTCCTCGGCGCGCCGTTCCCGGCGACCGCGGGGAGCGGGGCCCGGACGGGCGACCACGCACGAACGACAACCGCACCAGCACAGACGGACCCGCACCCGGCGGGTCCGCACGTCGAGAGCAGGACGTCGTCGGATGAGCAAGCCGTGAAGTCCCCCAGATGA
- the rimP gene encoding ribosome maturation factor RimP — protein MSAAPRTDPVATRMAGLVAPVVEAAGYDLEELVVTPAGRRSIVRVVVDRDAGVTLDDVAEVSRAVSTALDEHDGEFGSAPYVLEVTSPGVDRPLTEPRHWRRNTGRLVTVAVGREGSSEQVTARVLEVDGDGVTLAVEAKGKPGAKKRPPTRRQVPWQELGAGRVQVEFGRPEAGGDSEQHDQPDPAEDDDDGGGQ, from the coding sequence GTGTCCGCCGCCCCTCGCACCGACCCCGTCGCCACCCGCATGGCCGGGCTGGTCGCGCCGGTCGTGGAGGCCGCCGGGTACGACCTGGAGGAACTGGTCGTCACCCCGGCCGGCCGGCGCAGCATCGTCCGGGTCGTGGTCGACCGGGACGCCGGGGTGACCCTCGACGACGTCGCCGAGGTCAGCCGCGCGGTGTCCACGGCCCTCGACGAGCACGACGGCGAGTTCGGCAGCGCCCCCTACGTGCTGGAGGTCACCAGCCCCGGGGTCGACCGGCCGCTGACCGAGCCGCGGCACTGGCGGCGCAACACCGGGCGGCTGGTCACCGTCGCCGTGGGTCGCGAGGGCTCCTCCGAGCAGGTGACCGCTCGCGTGCTCGAGGTCGACGGCGACGGCGTGACCCTCGCGGTGGAGGCCAAGGGCAAGCCCGGGGCGAAGAAGCGGCCGCCCACCCGGCGGCAGGTGCCGTGGCAGGAGCTGGGCGCCGGCCGGGTGCAGGTGGAGTTCGGCCGGCCGGAGGCCGGCGGGGACAGCGAGCAGCACGACCAGCCGGATCCCGCGGAGGACGACGACGACGGAGGAGGACAGTGA
- a CDS encoding ferritin-like domain-containing protein encodes MADDGLLDEGTETAALNEVVAAEHAAVWGYGAVGAALPGDARGPAAAAEVAHRDARDRLVALLESRGADPAPREAGYTLPFPVLSEVDAATLAVALEEGVSAAWVRVLDQAAEPAVRELAVGELGAAEVRAVGWRAAAGRIPVTDAFPGL; translated from the coding sequence GTGGCTGACGACGGCCTCCTCGACGAGGGCACCGAGACCGCCGCGCTGAACGAGGTGGTGGCCGCCGAGCACGCCGCCGTGTGGGGGTACGGCGCCGTGGGCGCCGCACTGCCGGGGGACGCCCGCGGGCCCGCGGCGGCCGCCGAGGTCGCCCACCGGGACGCCCGCGACCGGCTGGTGGCGCTGCTGGAGTCCCGCGGCGCCGACCCGGCCCCCCGCGAGGCGGGGTACACCCTCCCCTTCCCGGTCCTGTCGGAGGTGGACGCCGCGACGCTGGCCGTCGCCCTCGAGGAGGGCGTCTCCGCGGCCTGGGTGCGGGTGCTCGACCAGGCCGCGGAGCCCGCCGTGCGCGAGCTCGCGGTCGGGGAGCTGGGCGCCGCGGAGGTGCGCGCCGTCGGCTGGCGCGCCGCCGCCGGCCGGATCCCGGTCACCGACGCGTTCCCGGGCCTGTAG
- a CDS encoding penicillin-binding transpeptidase domain-containing protein encodes MTLLAVPVLAACSGNAEDDVRSAAEAFLADWAAGDTAAAAGATTDPAAATTLLEQTASDLPEATLSPELGQVSIEDGTATVGWTATWDLAAAPDWSYPGTLRLQEADEGWDVVAEPALVHPELGEGQRLLLERRLPERAAVTDAAGQPLFAPTEVVNVGVDPGQVTDLPALAAGLSAATGIAAEEIVADVQAAPAGQFVPVITLRRPDFEAIRGQVFDLPGAVFPTDTRLLAPSPRFASALLGRVGPATAEVLEETAEDGAPVYAAGDELGLSGLQRALQAQLTGTPGFTVTVVSAAESTGDTSRQVDAVEPVPGEPVRTPLVRAVQTAADAAVATQQLPTHLVVVRPGTGEIVAVSSNEAAAAGNAFTGQYPPGSSMKTISATALLATGTLTPQTPVACPGTFVVEGREFENADQFDLGTVPFTEAFAQSCNTTFMQQGLQLPDDALATAAASYGVGTDWQLPVDVFAGDVPADSTGTTKAANAIGQGQVLMSPAQLALVAAGVAGGTPAVPVEVVGAEPAGPTPAGPDAAVLEALRPMMRQVVLSGTARALADRGEVYGKTGTAEYGSNTPPDAHGWFMGYQLAGPQGDLAFAVLVESGQSSSVAVDVTDAFLGGLPQA; translated from the coding sequence TTGACACTGCTCGCCGTGCCGGTGCTGGCGGCCTGCTCGGGGAACGCCGAGGACGACGTCCGGTCCGCAGCGGAGGCCTTCCTCGCCGACTGGGCGGCCGGGGACACCGCGGCCGCCGCCGGCGCGACCACCGACCCCGCCGCGGCGACCACGCTGCTGGAGCAGACCGCCTCCGACCTGCCCGAGGCCACGCTGAGCCCCGAACTCGGCCAGGTGTCCATCGAGGACGGCACGGCCACCGTCGGCTGGACCGCCACCTGGGACCTCGCGGCCGCGCCCGACTGGAGCTACCCGGGCACCCTGCGCCTGCAGGAGGCCGACGAGGGCTGGGACGTCGTCGCCGAGCCCGCCCTCGTCCACCCGGAGCTGGGGGAGGGCCAGCGGCTGCTGCTCGAGCGGCGACTGCCCGAGCGCGCCGCCGTCACCGACGCGGCCGGTCAGCCGCTGTTCGCGCCCACCGAGGTCGTCAACGTCGGCGTCGACCCGGGCCAGGTCACCGACCTGCCTGCGCTGGCCGCCGGGCTGTCGGCGGCCACCGGGATCGCCGCCGAGGAGATCGTCGCCGACGTCCAGGCCGCGCCGGCCGGCCAGTTCGTCCCGGTCATCACGCTGCGCCGTCCGGACTTCGAGGCCATCCGCGGGCAGGTCTTCGACCTGCCCGGCGCGGTCTTCCCGACCGACACCCGGCTGCTCGCGCCCAGCCCCCGGTTCGCCTCCGCGCTGCTCGGCCGGGTCGGCCCGGCGACCGCCGAGGTGCTCGAGGAGACCGCCGAGGACGGCGCGCCGGTCTACGCCGCCGGCGACGAGCTCGGCCTCTCCGGGCTGCAGCGCGCCCTCCAGGCGCAGCTCACCGGCACCCCCGGTTTCACCGTCACCGTGGTCAGCGCCGCCGAGAGCACCGGCGACACCAGCCGGCAGGTCGACGCGGTCGAGCCGGTGCCCGGCGAGCCGGTGCGGACGCCGCTGGTGCGTGCGGTGCAGACCGCCGCCGACGCCGCCGTCGCCACCCAGCAGCTGCCGACCCACCTGGTCGTCGTCCGGCCCGGCACGGGGGAGATCGTGGCGGTGTCCTCCAACGAGGCGGCCGCGGCGGGCAACGCGTTCACCGGCCAGTACCCGCCGGGCTCGAGTATGAAGACGATCAGCGCCACCGCGCTGCTGGCCACCGGCACGCTCACCCCGCAGACGCCGGTCGCCTGCCCGGGCACCTTCGTCGTCGAGGGCCGCGAGTTCGAGAACGCCGACCAGTTCGACCTGGGCACCGTGCCGTTTACCGAGGCCTTCGCGCAGTCCTGCAACACGACCTTCATGCAGCAGGGGCTGCAGCTGCCCGACGACGCCCTGGCCACGGCCGCCGCCTCCTACGGCGTCGGCACGGACTGGCAACTGCCGGTCGACGTGTTCGCCGGGGACGTGCCGGCCGACAGCACCGGGACGACGAAGGCGGCCAACGCGATCGGTCAGGGCCAGGTGCTCATGAGCCCCGCGCAGCTGGCCCTCGTCGCGGCGGGGGTGGCCGGCGGCACCCCGGCGGTGCCGGTCGAGGTCGTCGGCGCCGAGCCGGCCGGCCCGACGCCGGCCGGTCCGGACGCCGCGGTGCTGGAGGCGCTGCGGCCGATGATGCGCCAGGTCGTGCTCTCCGGGACGGCGCGCGCGCTGGCCGACCGCGGCGAGGTGTACGGCAAGACCGGCACCGCCGAGTACGGCAGCAACACCCCGCCGGACGCCCACGGCTGGTTCATGGGCTACCAGCTGGCCGGGCCGCAGGGCGACCTGGCGTTCGCGGTCCTCGTCGAGAGCGGTCAGTCCAGCAGCGTGGCCGTGGACGTGACCGACGCCTTCCTCGGCGGGCTGCCCCAGGCCTGA
- a CDS encoding DUF4081 domain-containing GNAT family N-acetyltransferase, translating into MLRTPVSSTHPAAPAARVLDETDEPAVRALFASDPVAACVIAGRVEAAGTAAAALGAPLWGLGSGRSLDAVCLAGANLIPFALPGAERAAATAFADRARRAGRRCSTIVGPAASVDPLWELLAPSWGPARDHRPRQPLLAIEGPPAIAPEPRVRPVRPAEISVLLPAAVAMFTEEVGVSPLRVDGGAGYRARVADLVRAGQSLAWIERGEVLFKAEIGAVSRSVCQVQGVWVAPAHRGRGIGTAGMAAVVEYARTAIAPVVSLYVNDFNGPARAAYARVGFREVGRFASVLF; encoded by the coding sequence GTGCTGCGCACGCCGGTGTCCTCCACCCACCCCGCCGCCCCGGCGGCCCGGGTCCTCGACGAGACCGACGAGCCCGCCGTCCGCGCCCTGTTCGCCAGCGACCCGGTGGCCGCGTGCGTCATCGCGGGGCGGGTGGAGGCCGCCGGCACCGCCGCCGCGGCCCTCGGCGCACCGCTGTGGGGGCTGGGCAGCGGGCGCTCGCTGGACGCGGTCTGCCTGGCCGGGGCGAACCTGATCCCCTTCGCCCTGCCCGGCGCGGAGCGGGCGGCGGCGACGGCCTTCGCCGACCGCGCCCGCCGCGCGGGCCGGCGCTGCTCGACCATCGTCGGCCCGGCCGCGTCCGTGGACCCGCTGTGGGAGCTGCTGGCGCCTTCCTGGGGCCCGGCCCGCGACCACCGGCCCCGGCAGCCGCTGTTGGCCATCGAGGGGCCGCCGGCGATCGCCCCCGAGCCCCGGGTGCGCCCGGTGCGCCCGGCCGAGATCAGCGTCCTGCTGCCGGCGGCGGTGGCGATGTTCACCGAGGAGGTCGGGGTCAGCCCGCTGCGGGTCGACGGCGGCGCCGGCTACCGCGCCCGGGTGGCCGACCTGGTCCGCGCGGGGCAGTCGCTGGCGTGGATCGAGCGCGGCGAGGTGCTGTTCAAGGCCGAGATCGGCGCGGTGTCCCGCAGCGTCTGCCAGGTGCAGGGCGTGTGGGTCGCCCCCGCCCACCGCGGCCGCGGCATCGGCACCGCGGGCATGGCGGCGGTCGTCGAGTACGCCCGCACCGCGATCGCGCCGGTGGTCAGTCTCTACGTCAACGACTTCAACGGCCCCGCCCGCGCGGCCTACGCGCGGGTCGGGTTCCGCGAGGTCGGGCGGTTCGCCAGCGTCCTCTTCTGA